A section of the Phycodurus eques isolate BA_2022a chromosome 4, UOR_Pequ_1.1, whole genome shotgun sequence genome encodes:
- the LOC133402104 gene encoding uncharacterized protein C1orf232 yields the protein MNPLWRLYKSKVMKTLNPEYVDDSAEEVSEVEEDVMSPAQQDEGQNPVSQLARKMQGAGAKSWNRLSALFNKDDEHQLLQETESPPVADHPLAVKPQEPSRPARRSGFWDSFAANWAAKKQAEAAVVAHKPTEENEGKEEEEEDACPGQSDSMEMDAVAEEEEERRESDDSNSFSKYVTLGGRGPGEDAAFKWNFVTSKLAELRRTSPAKSN from the exons ATGAATCCGTTGTGGAGACTTTATAAGAGCAAAGTCATGAAGACGCTCAACCCGGAGTATGTGGACGACTCGGCTGAAGAG gtgAGCGAGGTGGAAGAAGACGTGATGAGTCCAGCCCAACAAGACGAAGGCCAGAACCCAGTTTCCCAGCTGGCCCGTAAA ATGCAAGGGGCAGGGGCCAAGAGCTGGAACAGACTGTCAGCTCTCTTCAATAAAGATGACGAGCACCAACTACTGCAAGAGACAGAAAGTCCTCCAGTCGCTGACCA TCCACTTGCAGTAAAGCCACAGGAGCCTTCCCGACCCGCTCGGCGCAGTGGATTCTGGGATAGCTTCGCCGCCAACTGGGCTGCCAAGAAGCAAGCAGAGGCCGCCGTCGTTGCCCATAAGCCGACGGAAGAAAATGAGggcaaggaggaggaagaagaggatgcGTGTCCGGGTCAGTCCGATTCAATGGAAATGGACGCcgtggcggaggaggaggaggagcggcgGGAGAGCGACGACAGCAACAGCTTCTCCAAATACGTCACGCTGGGAGGACGAGGGCCAGGCGAGGACGCCGCCTTCAAATGGAACTTTGTCACCAGCAAACTGGCCGAGCTCAGGAGAACCAGCCCGGCCAAGAGCAACTAA